From a single Aspergillus puulaauensis MK2 DNA, chromosome 2, nearly complete sequence genomic region:
- a CDS encoding uncharacterized protein (COG:S;~EggNog:ENOG410PN17;~TransMembrane:1 (o41-63i)), translating to MLIPIQLRQLEPRQSPDSPTDKSDRNDNSSQDSSGGKNNNAVIIVAAIVAFVIAFLVVVYFVLRSLRRMNCRPKYIPGKFLKDRWIRWNVGSTYGQVPGGSSSNRAAGVTVAPQAAEEPSRTDPSAGIRRDTSIRSIISLPAYSSSPKPTEQVIAREGERGGMDMVVEFPETGEEEEDRREEMMESLYQIRLQRRQEIADRETRRRERREARERGDILRLEQLRTASRARANSRDSVNGGASGTAATALAEAQSRGRDRRISSVSYADVGYVRHDGSRLRAGSHESDSRPLLNDVAAMSADGPDRSSGLMSVHSRGESYSSAAGSDSESLTPVHSHGASLRSVNHSNEAFEDGDVGARNIPPPDYENLDWGDAPPYDPSTSQPNSDGPPRLRELTPLPTIQIDVVSPIDNDPPTIPIAQQGEERVHTPAADSSSSQDTTHSAQDIRPREPPAEPSAQSDNDAPAAGRSA from the exons ATGCTGATTCCAATTCAGCTTCGGCAGCTCGAGCCACGTCAATCTCCCGATTCTCCAACTGATAAATCAGACAGGAACGACAACTCTTCGCAAGATAGTTCAGGAGGCAAAAACAACAATGCGGTTATCATC GTTGCTGCCATTGTGGCATTCGTTATAGCCTTTCTTGTCGTCGTCTACTTTGTCCTGCGCTCTCTCCGACGAATGAACTGTCGCCCAAAGTACATACCGGGAAAATTTCTCAAAGATAGGTGGATAAGATGGAATGTTGGGAGTACATACGGGCAGGTTCCGGGTGGCTCATCGTCAAATCGAGCCGCCGGTGTTACCGTAGCCCCTCAAGCCGCCGAGGAACCCTCACGGACCGACCCTAGCGCCGGAATTCGTCGCGATACCTCGATTCGTTCAATCATCTCGTTGCCTGCCTATTCCTCAAGTCCAAAACCCACCGAACAAGTCATCGCCCGAGAGGGAGAACGTGGCGGAATGGACATGGTGGTGGAATTCCCGGAgacaggagaagaagaagaggatcgGCGAGAAGAGATGATGGAATCCCTCTACCAGATTCGTCTTCAGCGACGGCAAGAGATTGCTGATCGCGAAACTCGACGCCGCGAGCGCCGTGAAGCTCGTGAACGAGGCGACATTCTCCGTCTTGAACAGCTTCGAACGGCAAGCCGAGCACGAGCCAACAGTCGGGACTCCGTCAATGGAGGAGCTTCGGGCACGGCGGCCACTGCGTTGGCAGAGGCTCAAAGTCGCGGTCGTGACCGGCGAATCTCAAGCGTCAGCTACGCTGATGTAGGTTATGTTCGGCACGACGGTTCCCGCCTCCGGGCTGGTTCGCACGAGTCCGACTCCCGACCCCTTTTGAACGATGTCGCTGCCATGAGTGCGGATGGCCCCGACCGCTCGTCTGGCCTTATGAGCGTACACTCTCGCGGTGAATCCTATTCCTCCGCGGCCGGCTCTGACAGCGAGAGCTTGACTCCTGTACATTCTCACGGTGCTTCCCTGCGTTCAGTCAATCATTCAAACGAGGCGTTTgaagatggggatgttggagcACGAAACATTCCGCCTCCGGACTATGAAAATCTAGATTGGGGGGATGCTCCCCCCTATGATCCTTCAACATCACAGCCGAATTCCGATGGTCCGCCTCGACTACGGGAACTGACTCCGCTACCTACGATCCAGATCGACGTGGTAAGCCCGATTGACAACGATCCCCCCACAATTCCAATAGCACAGCAGGGAGAAGAACGTGTGCACACGCCTGCTGccgattcttcttcttcacagGATACTACGCATTCAGCTCAAGATATTCGGCCCCGGGAACCTCCTGCTGAACCATCCGCGCAAAGTGATAACGACGCACCAGCTGCGGGGAGATCAGCATAG
- a CDS encoding huntingtin-interacting protein K (COG:S;~EggNog:ENOG410PR49;~InterPro:IPR044034,IPR038922;~PFAM:PF19026), producing MSDPIPSAAPTEPTTSTSAEDRKAAAALSSLNTTEITSEPAAASGAKQPSSADQEALGKAMNRLEIAAGGHQKGSAKAAGKSEGVGVEVGKKAAPAVKIAGEDVSLLVNELDLNKVKATELLRANEGDAKKAIRAFIRSPPTLSAAAV from the exons ATGTCCGACCCAATCCCCTCCGCAGCCCCCACCGAACCCACAACCTCCACTTCCGCCGAAGACCGCAAAGCCGCCGCGGCGTTGTCCTCGCTCAACACCACTGAAATCACATCCGAGCCCGCTGCGGCTTCCGGCGCAAAACAACCGTCCTCGGCAGACCAGGAGGCCCTGGGGAAGGCGATGAATAGGCTGGAGATTGCGGCGGGGGGACACCAGAAGGGATCGGCGAAGGCTGCGGGGAAGAGTGAGGGTGTTGGCGTGGAGGTTGGTAAGAAGGCTGCGCCTGCGGTGAAGATTGCGGGGGAGGATGTTAGTTTGTTG GTGAACGAGCTGGATCTGAATAAAGTCAAAGCGACGGAGCTTCTGAGGGCGAATGAGGGggatgcgaagaaggccattCGGGCCTTTATAAGGTCTCCTCCTACCttatctgctgctgcagtgTGA
- a CDS encoding uncharacterized protein (COG:S;~EggNog:ENOG410PTPW;~InterPro:IPR024957,IPR025925;~PFAM:PF06657,PF14197;~go_function: GO:0008017 - microtubule binding [Evidence IEA]), with product MSREHTANSFASFGSDFDPEHEAIASTREFDESPRLPKMNGASRKLPQVDEEDEPDYVFNTSTFEQYLPNFSPIGTSEEEDDNDIDDDISIEAGRGPSNPPRRLDDSRNSWMSMENSVRSSSPAVRLDVPTPQKSAVRNTSRRAVSENLRKDAQLRQASLAHKENIDPNPPKPSRKERRTLSEIHDKVRDSYEGSFLEDERPSPAKTSTARPTRFGNVNLSHQIADAVERASHEAYGKDARRGKARASANVGGDTGTQQSFLLPDLPNLSDLVSGVYEDGTPVYTRQPKTRTTRFVSPPVDTTNASLSREHMPLDALPIPEDEKALFVSLRLLQDKVSELERVKGDTEKKMEDLRQENNFLKGGKSRGKRYELEQNDYKKDRLINENQKLESTNLALQNKVDLLERKTDIQEAALKKLNKERDMAVSQLGVAYLESQDLKSENEALQQELTELKARFAQLFPAGSRKQEDTAQSEQSTASDASAEDSQLSTRQSTTKDATAKSTRSKSKSGRKEDSKSRVSNQVDREISRLERERADDALFSIELPRVRESSGSKKQKSTRPRATSSQGRRQSSSGKRVKRVVVEEVEVTDPVDTTAEATGHTRKSSATEQDITLLSFIDEREIAQLRKTLEEERLARKRRQSNPATEHTVGETDNLTRQSALKPAPRKSSMKETKAPIPRPASALGDVTATSRVTLPEGDSHLSIPAERPRRHSDHSTASVAQRRRRRIAEEMTSAFILPDITLRHADLPENLTKLPESTQRVLNRATQHNGKNCTVCKQSIPGEGCEHTNDAVKIPKPTPVSERMPEPSVYNEEPTLRPAQSPAVALATVLKALEDELSHLRMQLISYQSAYNKMDASISKRQRKALGEKIEKLLKDIDMKADQIYALYDVLEDQRHRRQEMTEQEIEVTLQSIGIDANPKMGDVTGTTDKSSRKDGTEYDVDDDDSELPWEGIESTAEMTGGSRHN from the exons ATGTCGCGGGAACACACAGCCAACAGCTTCGCGTCTTTTGGGTCCGATTTCGACCCAGAACACGAAGCAATTGCATCAACCAGAGAATTTGACGAGAGCCCACGACTTCCCAAGATGAACGGCGCGTCAAGGAAGCTGCCACaggtcgacgaagaagatgaaccAGATTAcgtcttcaacacctccacaTTCGAACAATATCTTCCCAACTTCTCGCCGATAGGAACatccgaggaggaagacgacaacgacatcgacgacgatATCTCTATTGAGGCAGGCCGAGGCCCGTCCAACCCCCCTCGCCGGCTAGATGACTCTCGGAATTCATGGATGAGCATGGAAAACAGCgtccgctcctcctcccccgcTGTCAGACTCGACGTTCCCACGCCCCAGAAATCAGCCGTTCGCAATACGTCTCGACGTGCGGTTAGCGAGAATCTCCGAAAGGATGCGCAGCTGAGACAGGCGAGTCTCGCTCACAAGGAAAATATCGATCCCAATCCGCCAAAGCCCAGTCGAAAAGAACGACGAACTTTGTCTGAGATCCACGACAAGGTTCGCGATTCATATGAAGGTTCTTTTCTTGAAGATGAACGTCCATCACCGGCTAAGACCAGCACTGCACGTCCCACTCGGTTTGGAAACGTGAATCTATCCCATCAGATTGCCGATGCCGTTGAACGGGCGTCCCATGAAGCATATGGGAAAGACGCCCGCCGGGGCAAGGCACGTGCATCCGCCAATGTTGGAGGCGATACAGGCACTCAACAATCCTTTCTCCTGCCCGACTTGCCTAACCTCTCGGATCTTGTCTCGGGGGTTTATGAAGATGGAACCCCGGTGTATACGCGACAGCCGAAAACACGGACCACGCGGTTTGTCTCACCTCCAGTCGATACCACAAATGCTTCCTTGAGCCGTGAACATATGCCTCTTGATGCACTTCCAATTCCAGAAGACGAGAAGGCCTTATTTGTGTCTTTGAGACTCCTCCAGGACAAGGTCTCTGAGCTCGAAAGGGTCAAGGGCGATACTGaaaagaagatggaagactTGCGCCAGGAAAATAACTTCCTGAAAGGAGGCAAGTCCCGTGGTAAGCGCTACGAGCTCGAACAGAACGACTACAAAAAGGATCGATTGATCAACGAAAATCAGA AATTGGAGTCGACAAACTTGGCACTTCAAAACAAGGTGGATCTTCTTGAGCGCAAGACCGACATACAAGAGGcggcattgaagaagctgaacaagGAGCGTGATATGGCCGTCTCTCAACTCGGCGTGGCTTATCTGGAGTCTCAAGATCTAAAGAGTGAAAACGAAGCCCTGCAGCAGGAGCTCACAGAGCTTAAGGCTCGGTTTGCCCAGCTCTTCCCGGCCGGATCACGGAAACAAGAGGACACCGCACAGTCTGAGCAAAGCACCGCCAGCGATGCCAGTGCAGAAGATAGCCAACTCAGTACCCGACAAAGCACCACCAAGGACGCCACCGCTAAAAGTACGCGTTCGAAGTCAAAGAGTGGCCGCAAGGAGGATTCCAAGTCTAGAGTCTCGAACCAAGTTGATAGAGAAATTTCTCGTCTGGAGAGGGAACGTGCTGATGACGCTCTATTCTCGATCGAACTGCCACGGGTAAGAGAATCATCTGgctcgaagaagcagaagagcaCACGACCTCGGGCAACCAGCTCCCAAGGCAGGAGGCAGTCGAGCAGCGGAAAACGTGTCAAGAGGGTTGtggtggaagaagtcgagGTTACTGACCCGGTCGACACAACTGCTGAGGCAACCGGACACACTCGCAAGTCATCCGCCACAGAGCAGGACATAACTTTGTTGAGCTTCATCGAT GAACGTGAGATTGCGCAGCTAAGAAAGACGCTTGAAGAGGAACGGCTGGCCCGCAAACGTCGTCAATCGAACCCGGCTACTGAACACACTGTGGGTGAGACTGACAATCTAACTCGTCAGAGTGCACTAAAGCCTGCTCCTCGGAAGTCTTCAATGAAGGAGACAAAAGCCCCGATACCTCGACCTGCTTCCGCTCTTGGTGATGTGACTGCCACCTCAAGGGTCACCCTACCGGAAGGGGACAGCCACCTGTCAATCCCCGCTGAACGCCCAAGACGACACTCGGACCATTCGACCGCGTCTGTAGCTCAGCGACGACGGCGCCGGATTGCCGAGGAAATGACATCTGCTTTCATCCTACCCGACATCACACTCCGACACGCTGACTTGCCTGAGAACCTCACCAAGCTCCCCGAGTCGACCCAGCGAGTACTCAACCGGGCCACACAGCATAATGGAAAGAATTGTACCGTATGCAAACAGTCCATTCCCGGAGAGGGTTGCGAGCACACCAACGACGCTGTCAAGATCCCCAAACCCACCCCAGTCTCCGAGCGAATGCCAGAGCCATCTGTCTACAATGAAGAACCCACCCTGCGACCTGCACAGTCGCCAGCAGTGGCCCTTGCTACCGTACTCAAGGCGTTAGAAGATGAGTTGTCGCATTTGCGAATGCAGCTCATCTCCTACCAAAGCGCGTACAATAAGATGGATGCGTCTATTAGCAAACGCCAGAGAAAGGCCCTTGGCGAGAAGATTGAGAAGCTGCTGAAAGACATCGATATGAAGGCCGATCAAATATACGCACTTTATGACGTCCTTGAGGACCAGAGACATCGCAGGCAGGAAATGACCGAGCAAGAGATCGAGGTGACGCTTCAATCCATCGGCATTGACGCCAACCCCAAAATGGGCGATGTTACCGGCACGACCGACAAATCTTCTCGAAAGGACGGAACAGAGTACGATGTAGACGATGATGATTCAGAACTCCCATGGGAAGGGATTGAAAGCACAGCGGAGATGACCGGAGGAAGTCGGCATAACTAG
- a CDS encoding FAD-dependent oxidoreductase (COG:C,H;~EggNog:ENOG410Q1VV;~InterPro:IPR036188,IPR002938;~PFAM:PF01494;~go_function: GO:0071949 - FAD binding [Evidence IEA]) — MSPSQPGIPLKINVIGAGIAGLSSAIALADINPNHRITVLESNPFLSEFGAGLQLFPNSTRILDKWGLTPSLEKVACNSSHMSIRRWRDNTELSVNLNNPTTTWLYGWPQCQIYRPDLQQILFGRLKQQQNVSVSFGKSVVSVDHETGTVRTADGEVFEADLTVAGDGIWSRARRCLPASKDITPTPYQEHHYRAVIPRSRMLSNPVTAPLMSSTETKSWVGPGIFVLGYAVASNELYNLVIGVPRPSDGVPLGRWNHPADLDTMRGLVSEWCEEVRALASLVEDGECVSWTLGEVGPIPSYVSTSGRVALVGDAAHALLPHAAQGAGMAMEDTASLAEFVGQLRCTEDLAKVMHTWSRFRQARVEHLRSISQGNAVDMTLPDGERQIARDMKWKAIRDKHRAQLAELVHEKLKEKILQDRAAPDPNCKSTFEPGGRMWINGFDVSEESRRFCHEHLSLSASGGLGNERLLSS; from the coding sequence ATGtctcccagccagccaggcATCCCATTGAAGATAAATGTCATCGGGGCCGGTATAGCCGGTCTCTCATCAGCCATAGCACTCGCCGACATAAACCCCAACCACCGGATCACGGTTCTCGAATCTAACCCCTTCCTCAGCGAGTTCGGTGCCGGACTGCAACTCTTTCCCAACAGCACCCGCATCCTTGACAAATGGGGCCTAACACCATCCTTGGAGAAAGTCGCCTGCAATTCTTCCCACATGTCCATCCGTCGCTGGAGAGATAACACCGAGCTATCCGTCAACTTGAACAACCCTACCACCACATGGCTCTACGGCTGGCCCCAGTGCCAGATCTACCGACCAGACCTACAGCAAATCCTCTTCGGACGGTtaaagcagcaacagaacgTGTCTGTTTCATTCGGCAAGTCAGTTGTATCCGTGGATCATGAAACTGGTACTGTCCGCACGGCTGATGGCGAGGTTTTCGAGGCGGATCTCACAGTCGCAGGAGATGGGATCTGGTCCCGGGCCAGACGATGCCTGCCGGCGTCAAAGGACATCACCCCCACACCGTATCAGGAACATCACTACCGCGCTGTGATTCCGCGGTCACGGATGCTCTCCAATCCCGTGACGGCGCCGCTCATGTCTTCGACCGAGACGAAATCGTGGGTCGGGCCGGGCATATTCGTGTTGGGGTACGCGGTCGCCTCGAACGAGCTATATAACCTTGTTATTGGGGTCCCGCGGCCGAGTGACGGGGTGCCTCTGGGCAGGTGGAATCACCCTGCCGATCTTGACACGATGCGTGGGCTCGTGTCGGAGTGGTGCGAGGAAGTGCGCGCCTTGGCTTCTCTCGTTGAAGACGGGGAGTGTGTCTCCTGGACCTTGGGTGAGGTCGGCCCGATCCCCAGCTATGTCAGTACATCTGGAAGAGTCGCCCTGGTTGGGGATGCGGCGCATGCCCTCCTTCCTCATGCTGCACAGGGGGCGGgaatggcgatggaggaTACCGCAAGTCTGGCAGAGTTTGTGGGGCAGCTGAGGTGTACAGAGGATCTGGCCAAGGTGATGCATACATGGAGCCGGTTCCGACAGGCTCGCGTAGAGCATTTACGTAGCATCAGCCAGGGGAACGCCGTTGATATGACCCTTCCGGACGGCGAACGTCAAATTGCTCGAGATATGAAATGGAAGGCTATCCGCGATAAGCATCGGGCGCAGTTGGCCGAGCTTGTGCATGAGAAGCTTAAAGAGAAGATCCTCCAGGACAGAGCGGCACCTGATCCAAATTGTAAAAGCACGTTTGAGCCAGGAGGAAGAATGTGGATCAATGGGTTTGATGTGAGTGAGGAGAGTAGGAGGTTCTGTCACGAACATTTGAGTCTGAGCGCCTCAGGCGGCTTAGGAAATGAGCGCCTGCTGTCCTCCTGA
- a CDS encoding putative MFS multidrug transporter (COG:G;~EggNog:ENOG410QE1F;~InterPro:IPR020846,IPR001958,IPR011701,IPR036259;~PFAM:PF07690;~TransMembrane:8 (i176-193o199-216i236-257o287-309i387-416o443-463i484-503o576-595i);~go_function: GO:0022857 - transmembrane transporter activity [Evidence IEA];~go_process: GO:0055085 - transmembrane transport [Evidence IEA]), producing MGASHQHNSNLDRGDHVDSFTTSNFFASNHSSQNALYGDSDDDARSVRTVIHNSSTPHLRLLEPAPITDDEPWSGDTSDEDDPIEAPSEKPVTWSSLPNKSQLAILTIARLSEPLTQTSLQAYLFYQLRSFDPSLPGSTIATQAGILQGSFTGAQFLTAILWGRLADSEFMGRKRVLLIGLSGTCISCLGFGFSRSFAAAAVFRTLGGALNSNVGVMRTMISEIIEEKKYQSRAFLLLPMCFNIGVIIGPVLGGMLADPRKNYPQLFGPGSIFGGEDGVWWMERWPFALPNLISAIFIFTSWVTVLFGLDETHEVARYRSDWGRKLGRRIARVFRRRRYRHYRPISDYPDDTSLYLDESIASISAPSSPIRARMQHRQKRPGFRQIWTTNVLLTLLVQFLLAFHTSAFNSLTFIFLPNPRAPEGSNQGFFRFGGGLGLPSSRVGLATAIIGFIGLPLQIFIYPRIQSRLGTLTSFRTFLPFSPLSYALMPFLVIIPNFPWLVWPAFTVVVGLQVVSRTFALPASVILVNNSVTDPSILGTVHGVAQSISSAARTLGPLLAGWGLGLGLEYNLVGGVWWALALEALLGWFLLGTIYEGKGIDRKKYREQEEIEATQESR from the exons ATGGGTGCTAGCCACCAGCATAATTCGAACCTTGACCGCGGAGACCATGTAGATTCTTTCACGACCTCGAATTTCTTCGCCAGCAACCATTCCTCTCAAAACGCCCTCTACGGCGACTCTGACGATGATGCTCGAAGCGTCCGAACCGTCatccacaacagcagcaccccTCACCTCCGCCTGCTCGAGCCGGCGCCCATAACCGACGACGAACCATGGTCAGGCGACACcagcgacgaggatgacCCCATCGAAGCGCCGAGCGAAAAACCAGTAACATGGTCCTCGCTCCCGAACAAAAGCCAACTCGCGATCCTCACAATCGCGCGGTTGTCGGAGCCTCTCACCCAGACGTCTCTGCAGGCGTATCTGTTCTACCAGCTGCGATCTTTCGATCCGTCGCTGCCGGGATCGACCATCGCGACGCAGGCCGGGATTCTGCAGGGTAGTTTTACGGGTGCGCAATTTTTGACGGCGATACTATGGGGTCGACTTGCTGATTCGGAGTTTATGGGTCGGAAGCGCGTGTTGCTGATTGGGTTGTCGGGCACTTGTATCTCTTGTCTTGGATTTGGGTTTTCGAGGTCCTTTGCGGCCGCGGCTGTTTTTCGAACGTTGGGTGGTGCGTTGAATAGTAATGTTGGGGTTATGAGGACTATGATTTCGGAGATtattgaggagaagaa ATACCAATCTCGGGCGTTCCTGCTATTGCCAATGTGTTTCAATATTGGTGTCATTATCGGTCCAGTTCTTGGTGGGATGTTGGCGGATCCGCGCAAGAACTATCCGCAGCTTTTTGGACCTGGTTCGATCTTTGGGGGTGAAGATGGGGTGTGGTGGATGGAACGCTGGCCGTTCGCGCTTCCGAACTTGATCAGCGCTATTTTCATTTTCACGTCGTGGGTAACGGTGCTTTTTGGGCTTGACGAG ACCCACGAAGTTGCACGGTACAGAAGCGATTGGGGTCGGAAACTGGGACGTCGGATCGCAAGGGTATTTCGACGCCGACGATACCGCCATTACCGCCCTATATCGGACTATCCGGACGACACATCTCTATACCTCGACGAGAGCATAGCCAGCATATCGGCCCCCTCAAGCCCTATCCGCGCGCGGATGCAACACCGCCAGAAACGCCCCGGCTTCCGGCAAATCTGGACAACCAATGTTCTCTTGACCCTTCTCGTCCaattcctcctcgccttccacACAAGCGCATTCAACTCCCtgaccttcatcttcctccccaaccCTCGCGCGCCGGAGGGAAGCAACCAAGGCTTCTTCCGTTTCGGCGGCGGCCTCGGCCTTCCGTCTTCTAGGGTCGGTCTCGCGACGGCGATTATTGGTTTTATCGGCCTCCCACTTCAAATATTCATATACCCGCGCATTCAATCTCGTCTAGGAACACTGACGTCCTTCCGCACATTCCTCCCTTTTTCGCCCCTCTCGTACGCGCTAATGCcattcctcgtcatcatccccaATTTCCCGTGGCTCGTTTGGCCTGCCTTCACGGTTGTCGTCGGGCTGCAGGTTGTCTCGCGGACGTTCGCGCTGCCCGCGTCTGTGATCCTAGTTAACAACTCCGTCACGGATCCGTCTATCCTCGGGACAGTCCATGGTGTTGCACAGAGTATCTCGAGTGCCGCGCGCACTCTAGGCCCGCTTTTGGCCGGTTGGGGATTGGGTCTCGGGCTGGAGTATAACCTTGTCGGTGGTGTCTGGTGGGCGTTGGCGCTGGAAGCACTCCTGGGCTGGTTCCTGCTTGGGACCATTTATGAGGGGAAAGGGATTGATAGGAAGAAATATcgtgagcaggaggagattgaggcAACACAGGAGAGTAGGTGA
- a CDS encoding uncharacterized protein (COG:M;~EggNog:ENOG410PKKZ;~InterPro:IPR002110,IPR001810,IPR020683,IPR036770;~go_function: GO:0005515 - protein binding [Evidence IEA]) has protein sequence MNILSLPNELLFCIADNLEYTWEINRLCRANKRLYDLLKPWLYRFDRQYTRTSTLLRGAGYGFAPIIRKLLEDDAFLKSISEKEWGGLISGSASRGQIECLKLLLEAEKQLQPSIEWKQTFSSLLFDGLGWAASNGHVSTVQLLLEYGAPIFQDTTFCVRTLRHMPVANMAMDWIRQSNRFTDTQRLANTLYTVLDCTIRLYHYRPSDDCVRLIVQGFLEMGVDPNSQDTRDEAERYRFNPDTGCGFIYYPAMNGFSKTVQCLLEHGADASPKMDDGSRLRPLCFAVEWCNIRLARLMLKSVDTEEIISDGKETGPLLCVAAACGLQTLVRELLYGGYQAEEAQENQIEWAEEYDQQKALDWASKFGHGGVVRLLLNHGVKPSLETLGTAVRHRSVRITKMLLDANADAACFPDGYILHDDCPALGPSLFELLLNQHAEQNPGYASDLSRLMQKVLRSGHIPQAQMLLDRGFRLGAILKDNPDDNGGIMQSLDILEFAAYGGVAALEFLFDNGFEYPQKDTIDNLSPIMIAATNWDFDALRFLLEKGVRVPRDDELVHTLMSIFRKYDAEQAQELCDLLISYGAEFNFTGEVGTDALFSAIIYRSEEALKFFLNHGADPLSRDEFDGEPLGTALRWCYTRGVQIMLDTMHDPPLDRLRKEVLGLKSKAALERQWNKVGDFYCFEVRNGFHLLPTPDPNSIPKPYRRWPEPPGGVDYAALERSRMILGMDWW, from the coding sequence CGCCTATCATACGAAAGCTGCTTGAAGATGACGCCTTTTTAAAAAGCATTTCTGAGAAGGAATGGGGAGGACTAATTTCGGGATCGGCGTCAAGAGGCCAAATAGAATGCCTCAAGTTGCTGTTGGAAGCTGAGAAGCAGCTTCAGCCTTCAATCGAATGGAAGCAGACTTTTTCTAGCCTACTGTTTGACGGGCTAGGTTGGGCTGCATCGAATGGACATGTGTCTACagtccagctcctcctggaATACGGTGCACCCATATTCCAGGATACGACTTTCTGCGTCCGGACTTTGCGCCATATGCCGGTGGCAAATATGGCAATGGATTGGATTCGCCAGTCTAATAGGTTCACTGATACCCAGAGATTAGCGAACACGCTATATACGGTACTTGATTGTACAATACGCCTTTACCACTATCGCCCATCGGACGATTGTGTTCGGCTCATTGTTCAGGGATTCCTTGAGATGGGTGTCGATCCAAATTCACAAGATACTAGAGATGAGGCCGAAAGATACAGGTTCAATCCAGACACAGGTTGCGGTTTTATTTACTACCCCGCCATGAATGGTTTCTCTAAAACCGTGCAGTGTCTGTTAGAGCACGGGGCAGATGCTAGCCCAAAAATGGACGATGGAAGTCGCTTGAGACCCCTTTGCTTTGCAGTTGAATGGTGTAATATAAGGCTTGCAAGGTTAATGCTTAAAAGCGTCGATACAGAGGAGATTATTTCCGATGGTAAAGAGACCGGGCCGTTGCTATGTGTTGCAGCGGCGTGCGGTCTCCAAACGCTGGTACGGGAGCTTTTGTACGGTGGATACCAAGCAGAGGAAGCCCAGGAAAACCAAATAGAGTGGGCTGAGGAATATGACCAGCAAAAGGCACTCGACTGGGCTTCCAAATTTGGACATGGGGGAGTTGTGAGGCTCCTGCTCAACCACGGCGTCAAGCCCAGCTTGGAAACTCTCGGCACAGCAGTCCGCCACCGATCTGTAAGGATTACAAAAATGCTTCTTGATGCTAACGCAGACGCTGCCTGTTTCCCAGACGGTTATATTCTCCACGATGACTGCCCGGCTTTGGGTCCATCTCTATTCGAGCTCCTACTCAATCAACACGCTGAGCAGAATCCCGGATATGCCTCAGACCTTTCCAGATTAATGCAAAAGGTGCTCAGGAGTGGCCACATACCTCAGGCCCAGATGCTCCTAGACCGAGGTTTCCGGTTAGGGGCTATCCTTAAAGACAACCCCGACGATAATGGTGGGATCATGCAAAGCCTCGACATCCTGGAATTCGCAGCATATGGTGGAGTTGCTGCGCTAGAATTCTTGTTTGACAACGGGTTTGAATACCCACAGAAGGACACGATAGATAATCTATCACCAATAATGATTGCCGCCACCAATTGGGATTTCGATGCACTAAGGTTCCTCCTTGAGAAGGGTGTCAGGGTCCCCAGGGACGACGAGCTCGTGCATACGCTCATGTCTATATTCCGGAAGTATGATGCGGAACAAGCGCAAGAGCTATGTGATCTGCTAATTAGCTATGGCGCCGAATTCAACTTTACAGGCGAGGTCGGTACCGACGCCTTGTTTTCCGCAATTATCTACAGATCGGAGGAGGCCTTGAAGTTTTTCCTGAACCACGGTGCTGATCCCTTGTCACGAGATGAGTTTGACGGTGAGCCTCTGGGGACTGCATTAAGATGGTGTTACACTCGAGGAGTCCAAATTATGTTGGACACAATGCATGATCCACCTCTTGACAGACTGAGAAAGGAGGTGTTGGGACTCAAATCAAAAGCGGCACTAGAGAGACAGTGGAACAAAGTGGGGGATTTCTATTGCTTTGAAGTCAGAAACGGATTTCATTTACTCCCTACACCAGATCCTAATAGTATTCCAAAGCCATACCGACGCTGGCCAGAACCGCCTGGTGGCGTAGACTACGCGGCACTGGAGCGAAGCAGGATGATACTTGGTATGGACTGGTGGTAG